The Temnothorax longispinosus isolate EJ_2023e chromosome 7, Tlon_JGU_v1, whole genome shotgun sequence genome contains a region encoding:
- the Gluclalpha gene encoding glycine receptor alpha 1 isoform X9, giving the protein MAGAMWPGALPLLLLLAVLLHPSRCTQGGKVNFREKEKQVLDNILGPGRYDARIRPSGENGTDGPTNVKVNIFLRSISKIDDYNMEYSVQLTFREQWLDERLRFNDFGGRLKYLTLTEASRVWMPDLFFSNEKEGHFHNIIMPNVYIRIFPNGSVLYSIRISLTLSCPMNLKLYPLDRQICSLRMASYGWTTNDLVFLWKEGDPVQVVKNLHLPRFTLEKFLTDYCNSKTNTGEYSCLKVDLLFKREFSYYLIQIYIPCCMLVIVSWVSFWLDQSAVPARVSLGVTTLLTMATQTSGINASLPPVSYTKAIDVWTGVCLTFVFGALLEFALVNYASRSDMHSDNIKKQFPPSDQMEHSSSIDPSSELLEPDGSANFAMRLLPHRTGGNPSKTQHHSLPRTYQQDHHQQQQHHHYPHQLHHRHQRNHPNRSPSPSFSLLNDEDCVAGRCSPMRASRHHSRRSSTRSSPSPSRWPSPASSASPLGTPSRTMSRAATPSPPIAAPTSAESTLTSATVPSQTRCWERLRRKFCTCNCQGSAKIDIISRIGFPLMFAFFNITYWSTYLFYGDEGIGEKN; this is encoded by the exons GCTGTTACTAGCGGTCCTGCTGCATCCATCGAG ATGTACGCAGGGAGGAAAAGTGAATTTTCGGGAGAAGGAGAAGCAGGTGCTCGACAACATCCTAGGACCAGGCCGTTACGATGCGCGCATCCGGCCGAGCGGGGAAAACGGAACAG ATGGCCCGACAAATGTGAAGGTCAACATCTTTCTCCGCTCTATCAGCAAAATAGATGATTATAATATG GAATACTCCGTACAATTAACATTTCGGGAACAATGGTTGGATGAGAGATTACGGTTTAATGACTTTGGAG GTcgacttaaatatttaacccTGACGGAAGCCAGTCGCGTCTGGATGCCGGATCTGTTCTTCTCGAACGAGAAGGAGGGCCACTTCCACAATATCATTATGCCCAACGTATACATACGAATTTTCCCGAATGGCTCGGTTCTTTATAGCATACG GATATCCTTGACGCTCTCGTGTCCCATGAATTTGAAACTGTATCCCCTGGATCGACAAATTTGCTCACTTCGTATGGCCAGTT ACGGATGGACGACGAACGATTTGGTCTTTCTCTGGAAGGAAGGCGACCCCGTTCAAGTAGTCAAGAATTTACATCTACCCCGGTTCACCCTCGAGAAATTCCTCACGGACTACTGCAATAGCAAGACGAACACCG gAGAGTACAGTTGCTTGAAAGTGGACCTGCTGTTCAAGAGGGAATTCAGTTACTATCTCATTCAAATCTACATCCCGTGCTGCATGCTCGTTATCGTGTCCTGGGTGTCTTTCTGGCTGGATCAGAGCGCCGTGCCTGCCCGGGTGTCACTAG GCGTTACGACACTGCTGACGATGGCCACGCAGACATCGGGGATAAACGCCTCACTGCCACCGGTCTCCTACACAAAGGCTATCGACGTCTGGACGGGGGTGTGCTTGACTTTCGTATTCGGCGCACTGCTCGAATTCGCGCTGGTCAACTACGCGTCGCGTAGCGACATGCACAGCGATAACATAAAAAAGCAGTTCCCGCCGAGCGATCAGATGGAACATTCGTCGTCGATCGATCCATCCTCGGAACTGCTCGAACCGGATGGATCCGCCAACTTTGCCATG CGACTGCTGCCTCATCGTACCGGCGGCAATCCGTCGAAGACGCAGCATCATTCGTTGCCGCGTACGTATCAGCAGGACCATCATCAGCAGCAACAGCACCATCACTACCCTCATCAGTTACATCATCGTCATCAGCGTAATCATCCGAATcgttcgccgtcgccgtcTTTCTCGCTGTTGAACGATGAAGATTGCGTCGCCGGCCGGTGCTCGCCGATGAGGGCATCGCGACACCACTCGCGCAGGAGTTCGACGaggtcgtcgccgtcgccatCGCGATGGCCCTCGCCGGCCTCCTCGGCGTCGCCCCTGGGCACGCCGTCGCGCACCATGTCGCGCGCCGCGACGCCCTCGCCGCCGATCGCGGCACCGACGTCCGCGGAATCGACGCTCACGTCGGCGACGGTGCCGTCGCAAACGCGTTGCTGGGAACGCCTGCGGCGGAAATTTTGCACCTGTAATTGCCAAGGCAGCGCGAAGATCGACATCATCTCGCGTATTGGCTTTCCCCTCATGTTTGCTTTCTTCAATATCACGTACTGGTCTACTTATCTGTTTTACGGTGACGAGGGCATAGGAGAGAAGAATTAA
- the Gluclalpha gene encoding glycine receptor alpha 1 isoform X3, whose amino-acid sequence MAGAMWPGALPLLLLLAVLLHPSRCTQGGKVNFREKEKQVLDNILGPGRYDARIRPSGENGTDGPAIVRVNLFVRSIATISDIKMEYSVQLTFREQWLDERLRFNDFGGRLKYLTLTEASRVWMPDLFFSNEKEGHFHNIIMPNVYIRIFPNGSVLYSIRISLTLSCPMNLKLYPLDRQICSLRMASYGWTTNDLVFLWKEGDPVQVVKNLHLPRFTLEKFLTDYCNSKTNTGEYSCLKVDLLFKREFSYYLIQIYIPCCMLVIVSWVSFWLDQSAVPARVSLGVTTLLTMATQTSGINASLPPVSYTKAIDVWTGVCLTFVFGALLEFALVNYASRSDMHSDNIKKQFPPSDQMEHSSSIDPSSELLEPDGSANFAMKPLVRHPEDTMSMDKLQQCEIHMQPRKKNCCRSWLSKFPTRSKRIDVISRIFFPIVFAFFNLTYWSTYLFREEEGDE is encoded by the exons GCTGTTACTAGCGGTCCTGCTGCATCCATCGAG ATGTACGCAGGGAGGAAAAGTGAATTTTCGGGAGAAGGAGAAGCAGGTGCTCGACAACATCCTAGGACCAGGCCGTTACGATGCGCGCATCCGGCCGAGCGGGGAAAACGGAACAG ATGGGCCGGCCATTGTCCGGGTAAACCTGTTTGTGCGAAGCATTGCGACAATTAGTGACATCAAGAtg GAATACTCCGTACAATTAACATTTCGGGAACAATGGTTGGATGAGAGATTACGGTTTAATGACTTTGGAG GTcgacttaaatatttaacccTGACGGAAGCCAGTCGCGTCTGGATGCCGGATCTGTTCTTCTCGAACGAGAAGGAGGGCCACTTCCACAATATCATTATGCCCAACGTATACATACGAATTTTCCCGAATGGCTCGGTTCTTTATAGCATACG GATATCCTTGACGCTCTCGTGTCCCATGAATTTGAAACTGTATCCCCTGGATCGACAAATTTGCTCACTTCGTATGGCCAGTT ACGGATGGACGACGAACGATTTGGTCTTTCTCTGGAAGGAAGGCGACCCCGTTCAAGTAGTCAAGAATTTACATCTACCCCGGTTCACCCTCGAGAAATTCCTCACGGACTACTGCAATAGCAAGACGAACACCG gAGAGTACAGTTGCTTGAAAGTGGACCTGCTGTTCAAGAGGGAATTCAGTTACTATCTCATTCAAATCTACATCCCGTGCTGCATGCTCGTTATCGTGTCCTGGGTGTCTTTCTGGCTGGATCAGAGCGCCGTGCCTGCCCGGGTGTCACTAG GCGTTACGACACTGCTGACGATGGCCACGCAGACATCGGGGATAAACGCCTCACTGCCACCGGTCTCCTACACAAAGGCTATCGACGTCTGGACGGGGGTGTGCTTGACTTTCGTATTCGGCGCACTGCTCGAATTCGCGCTGGTCAACTACGCGTCGCGTAGCGACATGCACAGCGATAACATAAAAAAGCAGTTCCCGCCGAGCGATCAGATGGAACATTCGTCGTCGATCGATCCATCCTCGGAACTGCTCGAACCGGATGGATCCGCCAACTTTGCCATG AAGCCTCTAGTCCGACACCCGGAGGATACCATGTCGATGGATAAATTGCAGCAGTGCGAAATACATATGCAACCACGGAAAAAAAACTGCTGCAGGTCGTGGCTGTCCAAGTTCCCGACGAGGTCCAAGCGCATCGACGTCATTTCACGGATCTTCTTCCCAATCGTATTCGCTTTCTTCAACCTAACGTACTGGTCCACGTACCTGTTTCGGGAGGAAGAGGGGGACGAGTAA
- the Gluclalpha gene encoding glycine receptor alpha 1 isoform X2 yields the protein MAGAMWPGALPLLLLLAVLLHPSRCTQGGKVNFREKEKQVLDNILGPGRYDARIRPSGENGTDGPTNVKVNIFLRSISKIDDYNMEYSVQLTFREQWLDERLRFNDFGGRLKYLTLTEASRVWMPDLFFSNEKEGHFHNIIMPNVYIRIFPNGSVLYSIRISLTLSCPMNLKLYPLDRQICSLRMASYGWTTNDLVFLWKEGDPVQVVKNLHLPRFTLEKFLTDYCNSKTNTGEYSCLKVDLLFKREFSYYLIQIYIPCCMLVIVSWVSFWLDQSAVPARVSLGVTTLLTMATQTSGINASLPPVSYTKAIDVWTGVCLTFVFGALLEFALVNYASRSDMHSDNIKKQFPPSDQMEHSSSIDPSSELLEPDGSANFAMKPLVRHPEDTMSMDKLQQCEIHMQPRKKNCCRSWLSKFPTRSKRIDVISRIFFPIVFAFFNLTYWSTYLFREEEGDE from the exons GCTGTTACTAGCGGTCCTGCTGCATCCATCGAG ATGTACGCAGGGAGGAAAAGTGAATTTTCGGGAGAAGGAGAAGCAGGTGCTCGACAACATCCTAGGACCAGGCCGTTACGATGCGCGCATCCGGCCGAGCGGGGAAAACGGAACAG ATGGCCCGACAAATGTGAAGGTCAACATCTTTCTCCGCTCTATCAGCAAAATAGATGATTATAATATG GAATACTCCGTACAATTAACATTTCGGGAACAATGGTTGGATGAGAGATTACGGTTTAATGACTTTGGAG GTcgacttaaatatttaacccTGACGGAAGCCAGTCGCGTCTGGATGCCGGATCTGTTCTTCTCGAACGAGAAGGAGGGCCACTTCCACAATATCATTATGCCCAACGTATACATACGAATTTTCCCGAATGGCTCGGTTCTTTATAGCATACG GATATCCTTGACGCTCTCGTGTCCCATGAATTTGAAACTGTATCCCCTGGATCGACAAATTTGCTCACTTCGTATGGCCAGTT ACGGATGGACGACGAACGATTTGGTCTTTCTCTGGAAGGAAGGCGACCCCGTTCAAGTAGTCAAGAATTTACATCTACCCCGGTTCACCCTCGAGAAATTCCTCACGGACTACTGCAATAGCAAGACGAACACCG gAGAGTACAGTTGCTTGAAAGTGGACCTGCTGTTCAAGAGGGAATTCAGTTACTATCTCATTCAAATCTACATCCCGTGCTGCATGCTCGTTATCGTGTCCTGGGTGTCTTTCTGGCTGGATCAGAGCGCCGTGCCTGCCCGGGTGTCACTAG GCGTTACGACACTGCTGACGATGGCCACGCAGACATCGGGGATAAACGCCTCACTGCCACCGGTCTCCTACACAAAGGCTATCGACGTCTGGACGGGGGTGTGCTTGACTTTCGTATTCGGCGCACTGCTCGAATTCGCGCTGGTCAACTACGCGTCGCGTAGCGACATGCACAGCGATAACATAAAAAAGCAGTTCCCGCCGAGCGATCAGATGGAACATTCGTCGTCGATCGATCCATCCTCGGAACTGCTCGAACCGGATGGATCCGCCAACTTTGCCATG AAGCCTCTAGTCCGACACCCGGAGGATACCATGTCGATGGATAAATTGCAGCAGTGCGAAATACATATGCAACCACGGAAAAAAAACTGCTGCAGGTCGTGGCTGTCCAAGTTCCCGACGAGGTCCAAGCGCATCGACGTCATTTCACGGATCTTCTTCCCAATCGTATTCGCTTTCTTCAACCTAACGTACTGGTCCACGTACCTGTTTCGGGAGGAAGAGGGGGACGAGTAA
- the Gluclalpha gene encoding glycine receptor alpha 1 isoform X4, with amino-acid sequence MAGAMWPGALPLLLLLAVLLHPSRCTQGGKVNFREKEKQVLDNILGPGRYDARIRPSGENGTDGPAVVRVNIFVRSISKIDDVTMEYSVQLTFREQWLDERLRFNDFGGRLKYLTLTEASRVWMPDLFFSNEKEGHFHNIIMPNVYIRIFPNGSVLYSIRISLTLSCPMNLKLYPLDRQICSLRMASYGWTTNDLVFLWKEGDPVQVVKNLHLPRFTLEKFLTDYCNSKTNTGEYSCLKVDLLFKREFSYYLIQIYIPCCMLVIVSWVSFWLDQSAVPARVSLGVTTLLTMATQTSGINASLPPVSYTKAIDVWTGVCLTFVFGALLEFALVNYASRSDMHSDNIKKQFPPSDQMEHSSSIDPSSELLEPDGSANFAMPLVRHPEDTMSMDKLQQCEIHMQPRKKNCCRSWLSKFPTRSKRIDVISRIFFPIVFAFFNLTYWSTYLFREEEGDE; translated from the exons GCTGTTACTAGCGGTCCTGCTGCATCCATCGAG ATGTACGCAGGGAGGAAAAGTGAATTTTCGGGAGAAGGAGAAGCAGGTGCTCGACAACATCCTAGGACCAGGCCGTTACGATGCGCGCATCCGGCCGAGCGGGGAAAACGGAACAG ATGGGCCCGCGGTTGTCCGCGTCAACATATTTGTTCGAAGTATCTCAAAAATAGATGACGTTACTATG GAATACTCCGTACAATTAACATTTCGGGAACAATGGTTGGATGAGAGATTACGGTTTAATGACTTTGGAG GTcgacttaaatatttaacccTGACGGAAGCCAGTCGCGTCTGGATGCCGGATCTGTTCTTCTCGAACGAGAAGGAGGGCCACTTCCACAATATCATTATGCCCAACGTATACATACGAATTTTCCCGAATGGCTCGGTTCTTTATAGCATACG GATATCCTTGACGCTCTCGTGTCCCATGAATTTGAAACTGTATCCCCTGGATCGACAAATTTGCTCACTTCGTATGGCCAGTT ACGGATGGACGACGAACGATTTGGTCTTTCTCTGGAAGGAAGGCGACCCCGTTCAAGTAGTCAAGAATTTACATCTACCCCGGTTCACCCTCGAGAAATTCCTCACGGACTACTGCAATAGCAAGACGAACACCG gAGAGTACAGTTGCTTGAAAGTGGACCTGCTGTTCAAGAGGGAATTCAGTTACTATCTCATTCAAATCTACATCCCGTGCTGCATGCTCGTTATCGTGTCCTGGGTGTCTTTCTGGCTGGATCAGAGCGCCGTGCCTGCCCGGGTGTCACTAG GCGTTACGACACTGCTGACGATGGCCACGCAGACATCGGGGATAAACGCCTCACTGCCACCGGTCTCCTACACAAAGGCTATCGACGTCTGGACGGGGGTGTGCTTGACTTTCGTATTCGGCGCACTGCTCGAATTCGCGCTGGTCAACTACGCGTCGCGTAGCGACATGCACAGCGATAACATAAAAAAGCAGTTCCCGCCGAGCGATCAGATGGAACATTCGTCGTCGATCGATCCATCCTCGGAACTGCTCGAACCGGATGGATCCGCCAACTTTGCCATG CCTCTAGTCCGACACCCGGAGGATACCATGTCGATGGATAAATTGCAGCAGTGCGAAATACATATGCAACCACGGAAAAAAAACTGCTGCAGGTCGTGGCTGTCCAAGTTCCCGACGAGGTCCAAGCGCATCGACGTCATTTCACGGATCTTCTTCCCAATCGTATTCGCTTTCTTCAACCTAACGTACTGGTCCACGTACCTGTTTCGGGAGGAAGAGGGGGACGAGTAA
- the Gluclalpha gene encoding glycine receptor alpha 1 isoform X1, producing the protein MAGAMWPGALPLLLLLAVLLHPSRCTQGGKVNFREKEKQVLDNILGPGRYDARIRPSGENGTDGPAVVRVNIFVRSISKIDDVTMEYSVQLTFREQWLDERLRFNDFGGRLKYLTLTEASRVWMPDLFFSNEKEGHFHNIIMPNVYIRIFPNGSVLYSIRISLTLSCPMNLKLYPLDRQICSLRMASYGWTTNDLVFLWKEGDPVQVVKNLHLPRFTLEKFLTDYCNSKTNTGEYSCLKVDLLFKREFSYYLIQIYIPCCMLVIVSWVSFWLDQSAVPARVSLGVTTLLTMATQTSGINASLPPVSYTKAIDVWTGVCLTFVFGALLEFALVNYASRSDMHSDNIKKQFPPSDQMEHSSSIDPSSELLEPDGSANFAMKPLVRHPEDTMSMDKLQQCEIHMQPRKKNCCRSWLSKFPTRSKRIDVISRIFFPIVFAFFNLTYWSTYLFREEEGDE; encoded by the exons GCTGTTACTAGCGGTCCTGCTGCATCCATCGAG ATGTACGCAGGGAGGAAAAGTGAATTTTCGGGAGAAGGAGAAGCAGGTGCTCGACAACATCCTAGGACCAGGCCGTTACGATGCGCGCATCCGGCCGAGCGGGGAAAACGGAACAG ATGGGCCCGCGGTTGTCCGCGTCAACATATTTGTTCGAAGTATCTCAAAAATAGATGACGTTACTATG GAATACTCCGTACAATTAACATTTCGGGAACAATGGTTGGATGAGAGATTACGGTTTAATGACTTTGGAG GTcgacttaaatatttaacccTGACGGAAGCCAGTCGCGTCTGGATGCCGGATCTGTTCTTCTCGAACGAGAAGGAGGGCCACTTCCACAATATCATTATGCCCAACGTATACATACGAATTTTCCCGAATGGCTCGGTTCTTTATAGCATACG GATATCCTTGACGCTCTCGTGTCCCATGAATTTGAAACTGTATCCCCTGGATCGACAAATTTGCTCACTTCGTATGGCCAGTT ACGGATGGACGACGAACGATTTGGTCTTTCTCTGGAAGGAAGGCGACCCCGTTCAAGTAGTCAAGAATTTACATCTACCCCGGTTCACCCTCGAGAAATTCCTCACGGACTACTGCAATAGCAAGACGAACACCG gAGAGTACAGTTGCTTGAAAGTGGACCTGCTGTTCAAGAGGGAATTCAGTTACTATCTCATTCAAATCTACATCCCGTGCTGCATGCTCGTTATCGTGTCCTGGGTGTCTTTCTGGCTGGATCAGAGCGCCGTGCCTGCCCGGGTGTCACTAG GCGTTACGACACTGCTGACGATGGCCACGCAGACATCGGGGATAAACGCCTCACTGCCACCGGTCTCCTACACAAAGGCTATCGACGTCTGGACGGGGGTGTGCTTGACTTTCGTATTCGGCGCACTGCTCGAATTCGCGCTGGTCAACTACGCGTCGCGTAGCGACATGCACAGCGATAACATAAAAAAGCAGTTCCCGCCGAGCGATCAGATGGAACATTCGTCGTCGATCGATCCATCCTCGGAACTGCTCGAACCGGATGGATCCGCCAACTTTGCCATG AAGCCTCTAGTCCGACACCCGGAGGATACCATGTCGATGGATAAATTGCAGCAGTGCGAAATACATATGCAACCACGGAAAAAAAACTGCTGCAGGTCGTGGCTGTCCAAGTTCCCGACGAGGTCCAAGCGCATCGACGTCATTTCACGGATCTTCTTCCCAATCGTATTCGCTTTCTTCAACCTAACGTACTGGTCCACGTACCTGTTTCGGGAGGAAGAGGGGGACGAGTAA
- the Gluclalpha gene encoding glycine receptor alpha 1 isoform X5 — protein sequence MWPGALPLLLLLAVLLHPSRCTQGGKVNFREKEKQVLDNILGPGRYDARIRPSGENGTDGPAVVRVNIFVRSISKIDDVTMEYSVQLTFREQWLDERLRFNDFGGRLKYLTLTEASRVWMPDLFFSNEKEGHFHNIIMPNVYIRIFPNGSVLYSIRISLTLSCPMNLKLYPLDRQICSLRMASYGWTTNDLVFLWKEGDPVQVVKNLHLPRFTLEKFLTDYCNSKTNTGEYSCLKVDLLFKREFSYYLIQIYIPCCMLVIVSWVSFWLDQSAVPARVSLGVTTLLTMATQTSGINASLPPVSYTKAIDVWTGVCLTFVFGALLEFALVNYASRSDMHSDNIKKQFPPSDQMEHSSSIDPSSELLEPDGSANFAMKPLVRHPEDTMSMDKLQQCEIHMQPRKKNCCRSWLSKFPTRSKRIDVISRIFFPIVFAFFNLTYWSTYLFREEEGDE from the exons GCTGTTACTAGCGGTCCTGCTGCATCCATCGAG ATGTACGCAGGGAGGAAAAGTGAATTTTCGGGAGAAGGAGAAGCAGGTGCTCGACAACATCCTAGGACCAGGCCGTTACGATGCGCGCATCCGGCCGAGCGGGGAAAACGGAACAG ATGGGCCCGCGGTTGTCCGCGTCAACATATTTGTTCGAAGTATCTCAAAAATAGATGACGTTACTATG GAATACTCCGTACAATTAACATTTCGGGAACAATGGTTGGATGAGAGATTACGGTTTAATGACTTTGGAG GTcgacttaaatatttaacccTGACGGAAGCCAGTCGCGTCTGGATGCCGGATCTGTTCTTCTCGAACGAGAAGGAGGGCCACTTCCACAATATCATTATGCCCAACGTATACATACGAATTTTCCCGAATGGCTCGGTTCTTTATAGCATACG GATATCCTTGACGCTCTCGTGTCCCATGAATTTGAAACTGTATCCCCTGGATCGACAAATTTGCTCACTTCGTATGGCCAGTT ACGGATGGACGACGAACGATTTGGTCTTTCTCTGGAAGGAAGGCGACCCCGTTCAAGTAGTCAAGAATTTACATCTACCCCGGTTCACCCTCGAGAAATTCCTCACGGACTACTGCAATAGCAAGACGAACACCG gAGAGTACAGTTGCTTGAAAGTGGACCTGCTGTTCAAGAGGGAATTCAGTTACTATCTCATTCAAATCTACATCCCGTGCTGCATGCTCGTTATCGTGTCCTGGGTGTCTTTCTGGCTGGATCAGAGCGCCGTGCCTGCCCGGGTGTCACTAG GCGTTACGACACTGCTGACGATGGCCACGCAGACATCGGGGATAAACGCCTCACTGCCACCGGTCTCCTACACAAAGGCTATCGACGTCTGGACGGGGGTGTGCTTGACTTTCGTATTCGGCGCACTGCTCGAATTCGCGCTGGTCAACTACGCGTCGCGTAGCGACATGCACAGCGATAACATAAAAAAGCAGTTCCCGCCGAGCGATCAGATGGAACATTCGTCGTCGATCGATCCATCCTCGGAACTGCTCGAACCGGATGGATCCGCCAACTTTGCCATG AAGCCTCTAGTCCGACACCCGGAGGATACCATGTCGATGGATAAATTGCAGCAGTGCGAAATACATATGCAACCACGGAAAAAAAACTGCTGCAGGTCGTGGCTGTCCAAGTTCCCGACGAGGTCCAAGCGCATCGACGTCATTTCACGGATCTTCTTCCCAATCGTATTCGCTTTCTTCAACCTAACGTACTGGTCCACGTACCTGTTTCGGGAGGAAGAGGGGGACGAGTAA
- the Gluclalpha gene encoding glycine receptor alpha 1 isoform X6, which produces MRASGRAGKTEQEYSVQLTFREQWLDERLRFNDFGGRLKYLTLTEASRVWMPDLFFSNEKEGHFHNIIMPNVYIRIFPNGSVLYSIRISLTLSCPMNLKLYPLDRQICSLRMASYGWTTNDLVFLWKEGDPVQVVKNLHLPRFTLEKFLTDYCNSKTNTGEYSCLKVDLLFKREFSYYLIQIYIPCCMLVIVSWVSFWLDQSAVPARVSLGVTTLLTMATQTSGINASLPPVSYTKAIDVWTGVCLTFVFGALLEFALVNYASRSDMHSDNIKKQFPPSDQMEHSSSIDPSSELLEPDGSANFAMKPLVRHPEDTMSMDKLQQCEIHMQPRKKNCCRSWLSKFPTRSKRIDVISRIFFPIVFAFFNLTYWSTYLFREEEGDE; this is translated from the exons ATGCGCGCATCCGGCCGAGCGGGGAAAACGGAACAG GAATACTCCGTACAATTAACATTTCGGGAACAATGGTTGGATGAGAGATTACGGTTTAATGACTTTGGAG GTcgacttaaatatttaacccTGACGGAAGCCAGTCGCGTCTGGATGCCGGATCTGTTCTTCTCGAACGAGAAGGAGGGCCACTTCCACAATATCATTATGCCCAACGTATACATACGAATTTTCCCGAATGGCTCGGTTCTTTATAGCATACG GATATCCTTGACGCTCTCGTGTCCCATGAATTTGAAACTGTATCCCCTGGATCGACAAATTTGCTCACTTCGTATGGCCAGTT ACGGATGGACGACGAACGATTTGGTCTTTCTCTGGAAGGAAGGCGACCCCGTTCAAGTAGTCAAGAATTTACATCTACCCCGGTTCACCCTCGAGAAATTCCTCACGGACTACTGCAATAGCAAGACGAACACCG gAGAGTACAGTTGCTTGAAAGTGGACCTGCTGTTCAAGAGGGAATTCAGTTACTATCTCATTCAAATCTACATCCCGTGCTGCATGCTCGTTATCGTGTCCTGGGTGTCTTTCTGGCTGGATCAGAGCGCCGTGCCTGCCCGGGTGTCACTAG GCGTTACGACACTGCTGACGATGGCCACGCAGACATCGGGGATAAACGCCTCACTGCCACCGGTCTCCTACACAAAGGCTATCGACGTCTGGACGGGGGTGTGCTTGACTTTCGTATTCGGCGCACTGCTCGAATTCGCGCTGGTCAACTACGCGTCGCGTAGCGACATGCACAGCGATAACATAAAAAAGCAGTTCCCGCCGAGCGATCAGATGGAACATTCGTCGTCGATCGATCCATCCTCGGAACTGCTCGAACCGGATGGATCCGCCAACTTTGCCATG AAGCCTCTAGTCCGACACCCGGAGGATACCATGTCGATGGATAAATTGCAGCAGTGCGAAATACATATGCAACCACGGAAAAAAAACTGCTGCAGGTCGTGGCTGTCCAAGTTCCCGACGAGGTCCAAGCGCATCGACGTCATTTCACGGATCTTCTTCCCAATCGTATTCGCTTTCTTCAACCTAACGTACTGGTCCACGTACCTGTTTCGGGAGGAAGAGGGGGACGAGTAA
- the Gluclalpha gene encoding glycine receptor alpha 1 isoform X7 encodes MEYSVQLTFREQWLDERLRFNDFGGRLKYLTLTEASRVWMPDLFFSNEKEGHFHNIIMPNVYIRIFPNGSVLYSIRISLTLSCPMNLKLYPLDRQICSLRMASYGWTTNDLVFLWKEGDPVQVVKNLHLPRFTLEKFLTDYCNSKTNTGEYSCLKVDLLFKREFSYYLIQIYIPCCMLVIVSWVSFWLDQSAVPARVSLGVTTLLTMATQTSGINASLPPVSYTKAIDVWTGVCLTFVFGALLEFALVNYASRSDMHSDNIKKQFPPSDQMEHSSSIDPSSELLEPDGSANFAMKPLVRHPEDTMSMDKLQQCEIHMQPRKKNCCRSWLSKFPTRSKRIDVISRIFFPIVFAFFNLTYWSTYLFREEEGDE; translated from the exons ATG GAATACTCCGTACAATTAACATTTCGGGAACAATGGTTGGATGAGAGATTACGGTTTAATGACTTTGGAG GTcgacttaaatatttaacccTGACGGAAGCCAGTCGCGTCTGGATGCCGGATCTGTTCTTCTCGAACGAGAAGGAGGGCCACTTCCACAATATCATTATGCCCAACGTATACATACGAATTTTCCCGAATGGCTCGGTTCTTTATAGCATACG GATATCCTTGACGCTCTCGTGTCCCATGAATTTGAAACTGTATCCCCTGGATCGACAAATTTGCTCACTTCGTATGGCCAGTT ACGGATGGACGACGAACGATTTGGTCTTTCTCTGGAAGGAAGGCGACCCCGTTCAAGTAGTCAAGAATTTACATCTACCCCGGTTCACCCTCGAGAAATTCCTCACGGACTACTGCAATAGCAAGACGAACACCG gAGAGTACAGTTGCTTGAAAGTGGACCTGCTGTTCAAGAGGGAATTCAGTTACTATCTCATTCAAATCTACATCCCGTGCTGCATGCTCGTTATCGTGTCCTGGGTGTCTTTCTGGCTGGATCAGAGCGCCGTGCCTGCCCGGGTGTCACTAG GCGTTACGACACTGCTGACGATGGCCACGCAGACATCGGGGATAAACGCCTCACTGCCACCGGTCTCCTACACAAAGGCTATCGACGTCTGGACGGGGGTGTGCTTGACTTTCGTATTCGGCGCACTGCTCGAATTCGCGCTGGTCAACTACGCGTCGCGTAGCGACATGCACAGCGATAACATAAAAAAGCAGTTCCCGCCGAGCGATCAGATGGAACATTCGTCGTCGATCGATCCATCCTCGGAACTGCTCGAACCGGATGGATCCGCCAACTTTGCCATG AAGCCTCTAGTCCGACACCCGGAGGATACCATGTCGATGGATAAATTGCAGCAGTGCGAAATACATATGCAACCACGGAAAAAAAACTGCTGCAGGTCGTGGCTGTCCAAGTTCCCGACGAGGTCCAAGCGCATCGACGTCATTTCACGGATCTTCTTCCCAATCGTATTCGCTTTCTTCAACCTAACGTACTGGTCCACGTACCTGTTTCGGGAGGAAGAGGGGGACGAGTAA